The Teredinibacter sp. KSP-S5-2 genome includes a window with the following:
- a CDS encoding c-type cytochrome — MFGRLSHFLTCLIFISGTSIALFSSAGSVDEAVKNCNSCHGDGGVSSHPDVPTIGGYSAYYLAETLALYQGKERPCPEITYPEGSKKGQKTTMCQESQGFSEDDFEAIAAYYEEKDFVPAKQETKADLAAKGEKLHQAKCEKCHEDGGSSPDDDAGMLAGQWMPYLKLQFDDYLSGKRAMPEKMEPKMKELSAEDVEALLNYYGSLQ, encoded by the coding sequence ATGTTTGGTCGATTGAGTCATTTTTTAACGTGTTTGATATTTATAAGTGGCACTTCAATTGCGTTGTTTTCCTCGGCGGGAAGTGTTGATGAGGCCGTTAAAAACTGTAACAGCTGCCATGGTGATGGCGGTGTTTCTTCTCACCCGGATGTTCCCACAATTGGCGGTTATTCGGCGTATTACCTGGCGGAAACCCTGGCGTTATACCAAGGTAAAGAGCGGCCATGTCCAGAAATTACGTATCCTGAAGGAAGCAAAAAAGGCCAGAAAACCACGATGTGTCAGGAAAGTCAGGGGTTTTCTGAAGATGATTTTGAAGCCATTGCAGCCTATTACGAGGAAAAAGATTTTGTTCCTGCCAAGCAGGAAACCAAAGCAGACCTCGCTGCAAAGGGTGAAAAACTTCATCAGGCTAAATGTGAAAAATGCCATGAAGATGGCGGTAGTTCCCCGGATGATGACGCCGGTATGCTTGCTGGACAGTGGATGCCGTACTTAAAGCTTCAGTTTGATGATTATCTCTCCGGTAAGCGGGCGATGCCTGAAAAAATGGAACCCAAAATGAAAGAGCTTTCTGCGGAAGATGTGGAAGCATTGCTGAACTATTACGGCAGTCTACAGTAA
- a CDS encoding NapC/NirT family cytochrome c, producing the protein MPEEQSKWKKWLARAYWGIPLAVIPGFILGIIFLGSFNYVLHETNSMEFCISCHEMEKYVYEEYQQSTHFKNASGVRAECADCHLPHAWGPKVVKKIKKGFTEIPAKIMGTISTPEKFEAKKLEMAERVWHEMVETDSRECRNCHALESMNLDMQDRSASKRHTLERKLKKGETCIDCHKGVVHSLPQGYEE; encoded by the coding sequence ATGCCTGAAGAACAATCCAAATGGAAGAAATGGTTGGCAAGAGCGTATTGGGGAATTCCTCTTGCCGTAATTCCTGGGTTCATTCTGGGAATTATTTTTCTTGGTTCGTTTAATTATGTGTTGCATGAAACTAACAGTATGGAATTTTGTATTTCATGTCACGAAATGGAAAAATACGTCTACGAGGAGTATCAGCAGAGTACGCATTTTAAAAATGCCAGCGGTGTCCGGGCCGAATGTGCAGATTGCCATTTACCTCATGCCTGGGGGCCTAAAGTGGTAAAAAAAATCAAAAAAGGTTTTACCGAAATTCCAGCCAAAATTATGGGTACAATTTCCACCCCAGAAAAATTCGAAGCGAAAAAGTTAGAGATGGCAGAAAGAGTCTGGCATGAAATGGTGGAAACCGATTCACGGGAATGTAGAAACTGCCATGCCTTGGAGTCCATGAATTTAGACATGCAGGATCGAAGTGCGAGCAAGCGGCATACACTCGAACGAAAACTGAAAAAAGGTGAAACCTGTATAGACTGCCATAAAGGTGTTGTGCATTCGTTACCCCAAGGCTACGAAGAATAA
- a CDS encoding tRNA-uridine aminocarboxypropyltransferase encodes MKKRLTCSHCHRPVVTCICRLVKKITNQTQLIIWQHPSEYGHPKGSAQLLHLCLQNSAIFVGEKFSPLELGIVPEQCALLYPNENNAVEQQETKLQIRQLLLIDGTWRKSRKIIYTNPWLTQLARITIPAEENDYRIRKSESSQQLSSFEAGAIAIDLLDEMQNYNITLKHVFEEFVQQWEHFLPK; translated from the coding sequence ATGAAAAAACGCCTCACATGCAGTCACTGTCATCGACCTGTAGTTACCTGTATCTGTCGTCTGGTAAAAAAAATAACGAATCAAACCCAGTTGATTATTTGGCAACATCCATCGGAATATGGGCATCCGAAAGGCAGTGCACAATTACTCCACCTCTGCCTGCAAAACAGCGCAATATTTGTTGGCGAAAAGTTCTCGCCATTAGAACTCGGCATTGTTCCCGAACAATGCGCTTTGCTCTACCCCAACGAAAATAACGCAGTAGAACAACAAGAAACAAAATTACAGATCAGACAGTTGTTACTCATAGATGGAACCTGGAGGAAAAGCCGGAAAATTATTTACACTAACCCTTGGCTAACACAGCTCGCAAGAATCACCATACCGGCGGAAGAAAACGATTATCGAATACGTAAATCGGAGAGCAGCCAACAGCTTTCCAGTTTTGAAGCTGGGGCCATAGCCATTGACTTATTAGACGAAATGCAAAATTACAATATCACCCTCAAGCACGTTTTTGAGGAATTTGTGCAACAATGGGAGCATTTTTTACCTAAATAA
- the miaA gene encoding tRNA (adenosine(37)-N6)-dimethylallyltransferase MiaA — translation MTQQLKHNLIVLLGATASGKTHLGVLLAQLLNGEIISADSRQVYRGMDIGSGKDLEEYGDVPYHLIDIADPEDEYNVYEFQKDFLNAYTCIQERGRMPLLVGGTGLYLDSVLKAYNFLEVPRNTSLRERLQPYSDNELAQYLSQLNQTLHNTTDLLDRDRTLRAIEIAYAKTKMEEMDCDKRLQTISPIVLGLRWPRPKLQQRIALRLRQRIDGGLIEEVDNLYKQGVSWQKLHFFGLEYRYVARYLQGELNKNDMYQKLNSSICQFAKQQEKWFRRMERNGITIHWLDGSGPVLKQAIQILEGHTR, via the coding sequence ATGACGCAACAGCTCAAACATAACCTTATCGTCCTTCTCGGAGCTACTGCCAGTGGGAAAACCCATTTGGGAGTATTGCTCGCACAACTTTTGAACGGTGAAATTATCTCTGCGGATTCCCGGCAGGTATACCGTGGTATGGATATCGGCAGCGGAAAGGATCTGGAAGAGTATGGTGACGTTCCCTACCACCTGATAGACATTGCTGACCCCGAAGACGAATACAATGTCTATGAGTTTCAAAAAGATTTTCTTAATGCTTATACCTGCATACAGGAACGTGGTCGAATGCCATTGCTTGTTGGTGGCACAGGTTTGTATCTGGATTCTGTTTTAAAGGCTTACAATTTTCTTGAAGTACCTAGGAACACGTCTTTAAGAGAAAGGTTGCAACCCTATAGCGACAACGAGTTAGCGCAGTATCTGTCGCAATTAAACCAGACATTACATAACACAACGGACTTATTGGATAGAGATCGGACGTTACGAGCGATAGAAATTGCTTATGCCAAGACGAAAATGGAAGAGATGGATTGCGATAAACGATTACAGACGATTTCGCCTATTGTGTTAGGGCTTCGCTGGCCCCGTCCAAAATTGCAACAACGGATTGCCTTGCGTCTCAGACAACGGATTGATGGTGGCTTGATTGAGGAAGTGGATAACCTGTATAAACAAGGCGTGAGTTGGCAAAAGCTGCATTTTTTCGGTTTGGAATATCGTTATGTGGCTCGCTATCTACAGGGTGAGTTAAATAAAAACGACATGTATCAAAAGCTGAACTCGTCGATTTGTCAATTTGCCAAGCAGCAGGAGAAATGGTTTCGGCGTATGGAGCGCAACGGCATTACCATTCATTGGTTAGACGGCAGCGGCCCTGTGCTAAAACAGGCCATTCAAATTTTGGAAGGTCATACTCGGTAG
- a CDS encoding glycosyl hydrolase family 18 protein, whose amino-acid sequence MSNKLTRPAFLLATAPLLFLTNNVFAYDCSNLPEYVSGSTYSTGETVQASGNAYTCTVGGWCSSGGAYDPGTGWAWSYAWTDEGACTTSSSSSSSSSSSSSSSSSSSSSSSSSSSSSSSSSSSSSSSSSSSSSSSSSSSGGTVDGPAPAKPAIAWMADPNSVTFSVNWNMWSGENGSSWKLLDNGTVIHEASLTANSPSAQSGNATVTVSTVGSHTLIVSLCNGSVCTDSDPKTVNVSDPNVAASPWDYLDNADWLTRKANGMGGLNQPYNNTSGKMVGAYFVEWGVYGRAFYPKNIPVENLTHIFYGFIPVCGPNDSLQDSNPSGYGVLVQQCEGKADYEVTVHDKFAALEKGDMDGTGQWDDEVAGLFAEMYRIKMTYPHVKILPSVGGWTLSDPLFEIGVNPTARATFIASIVDFIKKYDFFDGVDIDWEFPGGGGANPLLGTAQDGDGFATLMIELRAALDALGQETGRTYELTAAVNAGVSKISKINWEQAAPAMDYINLMSYDYYGAWNTQYGHQTGIYDTNDLSTPTDGNNIHDTVTHLLGRNVAASKIAVGVAMYGRGWEGIQGGDATGPFDGTATGGTAIKGTGAQGIWEDGIIDYKSIEADMMGGADGTGVNGFSVFFDDSAKASYVWNPSTGTFITMDTKASVIEKGTYVNTHQLGGVFAWEIDADSGTILNAMHQGLGHPQQ is encoded by the coding sequence CTATTCCACTGGCGAAACTGTTCAAGCTAGTGGCAATGCATATACTTGCACTGTTGGAGGATGGTGTTCTTCCGGTGGTGCCTACGACCCCGGCACAGGCTGGGCATGGAGTTACGCCTGGACCGACGAGGGTGCCTGTACAACATCCAGCTCTTCTTCCAGTTCCAGCAGTTCATCTTCAAGCTCCAGTAGTTCATCTTCGAGCTCAAGTAGTTCCAGTTCCAGCAGCTCATCATCAAGCTCCAGCAGTTCCTCCAGCTCAAGCAGCAGCTCAAGTTCATCATCCAGCAGTTCTTCCGGCGGAACCGTTGATGGTCCAGCGCCGGCAAAACCCGCAATAGCCTGGATGGCCGACCCCAACTCCGTCACATTCTCAGTAAATTGGAATATGTGGTCTGGAGAGAATGGCAGCTCATGGAAACTGCTCGACAATGGCACCGTGATTCATGAGGCCAGCCTTACTGCAAATTCCCCCTCAGCACAGAGTGGCAACGCGACGGTGACGGTATCCACTGTCGGTAGTCATACGCTAATAGTCAGCCTCTGTAACGGCAGCGTTTGTACTGATTCAGACCCCAAAACGGTCAACGTCAGTGACCCGAATGTTGCGGCCTCTCCGTGGGATTACCTCGACAATGCCGACTGGTTAACCCGTAAAGCCAATGGTATGGGTGGCCTTAACCAGCCATATAACAACACCTCCGGCAAGATGGTTGGAGCCTACTTTGTTGAATGGGGCGTGTATGGTCGTGCGTTCTACCCCAAAAACATTCCTGTAGAAAACCTCACTCACATTTTCTACGGTTTCATTCCAGTTTGTGGTCCGAATGACTCACTTCAGGACTCCAACCCCTCAGGCTACGGCGTGCTTGTACAGCAATGTGAAGGTAAAGCCGATTACGAAGTAACGGTACACGACAAGTTTGCAGCATTGGAAAAAGGTGATATGGATGGGACCGGTCAATGGGATGACGAGGTAGCCGGTCTATTCGCTGAAATGTATCGCATAAAAATGACCTACCCGCACGTTAAGATCCTTCCTTCAGTTGGCGGCTGGACGCTATCAGACCCACTATTTGAGATCGGTGTGAACCCAACAGCTCGTGCAACCTTTATCGCATCCATCGTCGATTTTATTAAGAAATATGACTTCTTTGACGGTGTGGATATCGATTGGGAATTCCCTGGCGGTGGCGGCGCAAACCCACTACTGGGTACAGCTCAGGACGGTGATGGCTTCGCAACGCTCATGATCGAACTACGCGCAGCACTCGACGCTCTCGGTCAGGAAACAGGGCGTACCTATGAGTTGACCGCCGCCGTTAACGCAGGTGTTTCCAAAATCAGCAAAATCAACTGGGAGCAAGCTGCCCCGGCCATGGATTACATCAACTTGATGAGCTATGACTACTACGGTGCCTGGAATACGCAATATGGTCACCAAACTGGTATCTACGATACTAACGACCTGAGCACACCCACTGATGGCAACAACATTCACGACACCGTAACCCATCTACTAGGTCGCAACGTTGCCGCCAGTAAGATCGCAGTTGGTGTCGCCATGTACGGTCGAGGCTGGGAAGGTATTCAAGGTGGTGACGCTACCGGCCCATTTGATGGCACGGCAACAGGCGGTACAGCAATCAAAGGCACGGGTGCGCAAGGAATCTGGGAAGACGGCATCATCGACTATAAGAGTATTGAAGCCGATATGATGGGCGGTGCAGACGGAACTGGCGTAAACGGTTTCAGTGTCTTCTTTGACGACTCCGCCAAAGCCAGTTATGTCTGGAACCCCAGCACAGGCACCTTTATCACCATGGATACCAAAGCATCTGTAATAGAAAAAGGTACCTACGTGAATACGCATCAACTGGGCGGTGTGTTTGCCTGGGAGATTGATGCAGACAGCGGCACCATTCTCAATGCTATGCACCAAGGCTTGGGACACCCCCAACAATAA